The following are from one region of the Oscillospiraceae bacterium genome:
- a CDS encoding AraC family transcriptional regulator, whose protein sequence is MHINCQNCDYYYESLFPDGFSLLTPGMDYEMKEMFETLIASYDDTHPDALCFMSNHVSGLLTKMLTYRDIQKRQDSEHRDIIDAVVTYIKEHFHQPIDVEDMAQRVGLSKYYFIKLFRERLHTTPYQYLLIHRINESKKMLISTERKILEIAFAVGFSESGHFSRTFRRVTGVAPCEYRRQWRDQNERL, encoded by the coding sequence ATGCACATCAACTGTCAAAACTGCGACTATTACTACGAGAGTCTCTTTCCAGACGGATTCTCTCTCCTCACCCCTGGCATGGATTACGAGATGAAAGAGATGTTTGAAACACTCATCGCATCCTACGACGACACACACCCAGATGCGCTCTGCTTTATGAGCAATCATGTGAGCGGATTGCTGACAAAAATGCTCACATACCGAGACATTCAGAAAAGGCAAGACTCTGAACATCGAGATATTATCGATGCGGTTGTGACCTATATCAAAGAGCACTTTCACCAGCCAATTGACGTGGAGGATATGGCACAGCGAGTCGGTTTGTCCAAGTATTACTTCATCAAACTGTTTCGGGAACGACTGCACACTACGCCCTATCAATACCTGCTGATCCATCGCATCAATGAATCCAAAAAGATGCTGATCTCGACGGAACGTAAGATTTTAGAGATTGCGTTTGCTGTGGGATTCTCCGAGAGCGGACATTTCAGCAGGACATTTCGGCGTGTCACTGGGGTCGCGCCCTGCGAGTATCGGCGGCAGTGGCGCGACCAAAACGAGAGACTGTGA
- a CDS encoding sugar ABC transporter ATP-binding protein — translation MAAIEARKICKIFPGVKALSDVTLSVEKGEVHAVVGENGAGKSTLMKILGGLYSMDSGQILIGGKECEIKNIADSLRHGVSVIYQELNLMPALTVAENIYISGLPGRAGCVNYRELNRRTQALIDSLGLQIRPADYVSALSVSQRQMVEILKALSHNSEIIIMDEPTAALNNQEVETLYGIIRRLRADGKTIIYISHRLREVFDLSDRVTVLRDGQYIGTRAIGELDERKLVEMMVGRDISQLYQYAVHPLGDTLLAVKDLGKEGVFSDVSFTLRAGEVVGMAGLMGCGREDIVKAIYGLVRHDTGSVTVNGETADIRRPTDAIRKGIGFVTDDRKDAGIFALMTVRENITINILRIISKFRLISAKKERELLASYTKSMNMRYANEIQRIMSLSGGNQQKFVLARALASGCKVLVLCEPTRGIDVGAKAEIYQLLSGLSEQGYAILVISSELPEIMSICYRTLVIFQGRVTGNILRDEMDENLIMRCATGGETYFSEGAVL, via the coding sequence ATGGCAGCGATAGAGGCGAGAAAGATATGTAAAATATTTCCAGGCGTCAAAGCCCTTTCCGATGTGACACTGTCGGTAGAAAAGGGTGAGGTGCATGCGGTGGTTGGCGAAAACGGCGCGGGTAAGTCGACGCTCATGAAGATTTTGGGCGGACTGTACAGCATGGATAGCGGCCAGATTTTGATCGGCGGCAAGGAGTGCGAGATCAAAAATATCGCGGATTCACTGCGGCATGGCGTCAGCGTTATCTATCAGGAATTGAATCTCATGCCAGCACTGACAGTGGCGGAAAATATTTACATAAGTGGACTGCCGGGCCGGGCGGGCTGCGTCAATTACCGAGAACTGAATCGTCGTACACAGGCGCTGATCGACAGTCTTGGTTTGCAAATTCGGCCGGCAGATTACGTGAGTGCACTGAGTGTTTCCCAGCGTCAGATGGTGGAGATTCTCAAAGCGCTTTCGCACAATTCCGAGATCATCATCATGGACGAACCGACGGCGGCGCTGAACAATCAGGAGGTGGAGACGCTCTACGGCATCATCCGGAGACTCCGCGCCGACGGCAAGACCATCATCTACATATCCCACCGTCTGCGCGAGGTCTTTGACCTGTCCGATCGGGTGACGGTCCTGCGGGACGGCCAGTATATCGGCACCCGCGCCATCGGCGAACTCGACGAGCGCAAACTGGTCGAGATGATGGTGGGCCGCGATATCTCCCAGCTTTACCAATATGCCGTCCATCCGCTGGGCGATACGCTGCTGGCGGTCAAAGATCTGGGCAAGGAGGGGGTCTTCTCCGATGTGTCCTTTACTCTCCGGGCCGGTGAGGTGGTCGGCATGGCCGGGCTGATGGGTTGCGGCCGGGAGGATATCGTCAAAGCCATCTACGGCCTCGTGCGCCACGACACTGGTTCGGTGACCGTGAACGGCGAGACAGCCGACATCCGTCGCCCCACTGACGCCATCAGGAAGGGCATCGGGTTTGTGACTGACGATCGCAAGGACGCCGGTATCTTCGCGCTGATGACCGTCCGAGAGAACATCACCATCAATATCCTGCGCATAATCTCCAAGTTCCGGTTGATCTCCGCCAAAAAGGAACGCGAATTGTTGGCATCGTACACGAAAAGCATGAACATGAGGTACGCAAACGAGATCCAGCGCATCATGAGCCTGTCGGGCGGCAACCAGCAGAAGTTCGTGCTGGCCCGCGCGCTGGCGTCCGGCTGCAAGGTGCTCGTCCTCTGCGAGCCGACCCGCGGCATCGACGTGGGCGCGAAGGCCGAGATCTATCAGCTGCTATCCGGGCTGTCCGAGCAGGGGTACGCCATTTTGGTGATCTCTTCCGAACTGCCGGAGATTATGTCCATCTGTTACCGTACACTGGTGATCTTCCAAGGCCGCGTCACCGGTAACATTCTGCGGGACGAGATGGATGAAAACCTTATCATGCGGTGCGCCACAGGCGGCGAGACTTATTTCAGCGAGGGGGCGGTGTTATGA
- a CDS encoding ABC transporter permease, which produces MMSRRANMFWHCWEKFGILAILVVALIVFAILTPSILAAGNLLNVLARSAIVGIPALGMTFAICSGGFDLSVGSIVGLSTCVWASALPVMGLFPATLLTLAVGAVCGLLNGLVITKLKIVTFVATLSMSMIFRGVALVYTDGSKQMLNRSEHPEAKFFSQSVNVFGQQIQLTQMLLLAAVFTVGYFLYRYTRFGVHTRSVGSNEASARTSGIRVDRTLILVFVLTGATAALSSLITASQLMQGAATLGVGFELEVITAAILGGTSLAGGRGNVWGSLMAAVMLTLTRNGLNLLGLPDEYQRLAIGIILLLALAISGIQELMKEART; this is translated from the coding sequence ATGATGAGCAGACGGGCGAACATGTTTTGGCATTGCTGGGAAAAATTCGGAATCTTGGCCATTTTGGTCGTGGCGCTCATCGTCTTCGCCATCCTCACACCCAGCATCCTGGCCGCCGGTAACCTGCTGAACGTACTGGCCCGTTCGGCCATCGTGGGCATCCCCGCGCTGGGCATGACGTTCGCCATCTGTTCGGGTGGCTTCGACCTGTCGGTCGGCAGTATTGTGGGTCTGTCCACCTGTGTCTGGGCCTCTGCCTTGCCCGTGATGGGGCTGTTTCCCGCCACGCTGCTGACGCTTGCCGTGGGCGCCGTCTGCGGTCTGCTCAACGGGCTTGTTATCACCAAGCTGAAAATTGTGACCTTCGTGGCCACCTTGTCTATGAGCATGATCTTCCGGGGCGTCGCGCTGGTCTACACCGACGGTTCCAAGCAGATGCTCAACCGCTCGGAGCACCCCGAGGCCAAGTTCTTCTCCCAGAGCGTGAATGTGTTCGGCCAGCAAATTCAGCTGACGCAGATGCTTTTGCTGGCGGCGGTGTTCACTGTCGGATACTTCCTCTACCGGTACACCCGCTTCGGCGTCCACACCCGCAGCGTCGGCTCCAACGAGGCATCCGCCCGCACCTCGGGCATCCGGGTGGACCGCACACTGATTCTTGTCTTCGTCCTCACCGGCGCGACCGCCGCGCTGTCCTCATTGATCACGGCCTCCCAGCTCATGCAGGGCGCGGCTACATTGGGTGTCGGCTTTGAATTGGAAGTCATCACCGCCGCGATTTTGGGCGGCACCTCATTGGCGGGGGGGCGAGGAAATGTCTGGGGCTCCCTGATGGCCGCCGTTATGCTTACCCTCACGCGCAACGGATTGAATTTGTTGGGACTGCCTGACGAGTACCAGCGGCTGGCCATCGGCATCATTTTGCTGTTGGCCCTGGCCATCAGCGGCATACAGGAGCTCATGAAGGAGGCGCGCACATGA
- a CDS encoding ABC transporter permease, whose amino-acid sequence MKSLVKKIDFRELGIFYALIVLWLILFAVGAPGFRQFSTYQSILQKASFMGICGVGMTLCIASKHFDQSIGSMSAFLGCTFVMLLRVFSDRPPQEQVGVTVRPDGVEYLGITWVGILATFLIILVLGVVCGLFNGVLVAKLRIPAFIATLGTLYVLRGSAYLVTDSQPYVINQQITTEQYALFDYLGTGTILWLPFSFWVMLLCAAVGGVVLRKMKLGRDTLAIGNSVEASRISGINIDRTKILVFTLLGGFVGIAAILNTCYLASENAGMLQGFEFDVITTVVLGGTALAGGKGNIFNSMSAALFFATLTVGMPLIGIGSYPQRIIQGAILLFAFSINEIRAQMESRRVKVGARRAAALKAASQS is encoded by the coding sequence ATGAAAAGCCTTGTCAAGAAAATTGATTTCCGTGAGTTGGGCATCTTTTACGCCCTGATTGTCTTGTGGCTCATTTTGTTTGCTGTGGGCGCGCCGGGGTTCCGGCAATTCTCTACTTACCAGTCCATCCTGCAAAAAGCATCTTTTATGGGCATCTGCGGCGTCGGCATGACGCTGTGCATCGCATCCAAGCACTTCGACCAGAGTATCGGGTCCATGTCGGCCTTCCTCGGCTGCACCTTTGTCATGCTGCTGCGGGTCTTCTCCGATCGCCCCCCGCAGGAACAAGTCGGCGTCACGGTTCGTCCGGACGGTGTGGAGTATCTGGGCATCACCTGGGTGGGCATTCTGGCCACTTTTCTCATCATACTGGTGCTGGGCGTGGTGTGCGGCCTGTTCAACGGCGTGCTGGTCGCCAAATTGCGTATCCCAGCTTTTATCGCCACGCTGGGTACCCTCTATGTGCTGCGGGGTTCGGCCTACTTGGTCACCGACAGCCAGCCGTATGTCATCAACCAGCAGATCACCACGGAGCAGTACGCCCTGTTCGATTATCTGGGTACGGGGACCATCTTGTGGCTGCCCTTCTCCTTCTGGGTGATGCTTCTGTGCGCCGCCGTGGGCGGGGTAGTCCTGCGTAAGATGAAATTGGGGCGCGATACGCTGGCCATCGGCAACTCGGTGGAGGCCAGCCGTATCTCCGGAATCAACATCGATAGGACCAAGATTTTGGTGTTTACGCTGCTGGGCGGTTTTGTCGGCATCGCCGCCATCCTTAACACCTGCTATCTGGCCTCGGAGAACGCCGGTATGCTCCAGGGCTTTGAGTTTGACGTCATCACCACCGTCGTGCTGGGCGGCACCGCACTGGCCGGCGGCAAGGGCAACATCTTCAATTCCATGTCGGCGGCGCTGTTCTTCGCGACGCTGACTGTCGGGATGCCGCTCATCGGCATCGGTTCTTACCCACAACGCATCATTCAGGGCGCCATCCTGCTGTTCGCATTTTCTATCAACGAGATTCGCGCCCAAATGGAGAGCCGCCGCGTCAAGGTTGGTGCCCGCCGCGCGGCCGCGCTCAAAGCAGCTTCCCAATCGTGA
- a CDS encoding substrate-binding domain-containing protein — translation MKKRIFALFLCAALVLTLAACATNGPAVSPDASTDQPSGGDKGTVGFSVYDMQYEFFQLMEEGTRTEIERLGYQYQLHDQKSDETEMVTGAINLINSGIQALIISPCKPEALSSIVAAAKEKNIPVVVDDIGGGGADYNAIVISDCYQGGQQAADYAAELLTGKEGSKNVAIIKCEPEAVYAIRRGEGFKANITAAGYSVVAEVSGHSKSEEGYSIMQDLLASNPDIVAVFAENDPMAVGAANALADAGRSDIVVIGFNNDPEAVDAMKNGIMAATVAQYPGEMGKLTVQLADKFIKGETVTYDNPDTREIFAEVRLIKAADVTGEKGTIGFSVYDMQYEFFQIMERGTRAEIERLGYKYQLHDQKSDETEMVTGAINLINSGIQALIISPCKPEALSSIVAAAKEKNIPVVVDDIGGGGADYDAIVISNCYQGGQQAADYAAELLTGKEGSKKVAIIKCEPEAVYAIRRGEGFKANITAAGYNVVAEVSGHSKSEEGYSIMQDLLASNSDLVAVFAENDPMAVGAANALADAGRDDIVVIGFNNDPEAVDAMKNGIMAATVAQYPDEMGKLTVQLADKFISGQTVTYDDPATREIFAAVKLIKAADAR, via the coding sequence ATGAAAAAACGCATCTTCGCGCTCTTCCTGTGCGCGGCACTGGTCCTCACGCTGGCCGCCTGCGCCACCAACGGTCCCGCCGTCTCGCCCGACGCCAGTACCGACCAACCAAGTGGCGGCGACAAAGGTACCGTCGGTTTCTCGGTCTACGACATGCAATATGAGTTCTTCCAGCTCATGGAGGAGGGTACCCGCACCGAGATCGAGCGGCTGGGCTACCAGTACCAGCTGCACGACCAGAAAAGCGACGAGACCGAAATGGTTACAGGCGCCATCAACCTGATAAACTCGGGCATTCAGGCGCTGATCATCTCCCCCTGCAAGCCGGAGGCGCTCTCCAGCATCGTCGCGGCCGCCAAGGAGAAAAACATCCCGGTCGTCGTGGACGACATCGGCGGCGGTGGCGCCGACTACAACGCCATCGTCATCTCCGACTGTTACCAGGGCGGTCAGCAGGCCGCTGACTACGCCGCCGAATTGCTGACCGGCAAAGAGGGCTCCAAGAATGTCGCCATCATCAAGTGTGAACCGGAGGCCGTCTACGCCATTCGCCGCGGCGAGGGTTTTAAAGCCAATATCACCGCCGCCGGGTACAGTGTGGTGGCCGAAGTCTCCGGCCACTCGAAAAGCGAAGAAGGTTACTCCATCATGCAGGACTTGCTGGCCTCCAATCCGGACATTGTGGCTGTCTTTGCCGAGAATGATCCGATGGCCGTCGGGGCGGCCAACGCTCTGGCCGACGCGGGCCGCAGCGATATCGTCGTCATCGGTTTCAACAACGACCCCGAAGCCGTGGACGCGATGAAGAACGGCATCATGGCCGCAACTGTGGCCCAGTATCCCGGTGAGATGGGTAAATTGACCGTGCAATTGGCCGACAAATTCATCAAAGGCGAGACCGTGACCTATGATAACCCGGACACCCGTGAAATCTTCGCGGAGGTACGGTTGATCAAAGCTGCCGACGTCACCGGCGAGAAGGGTACCATCGGCTTCTCGGTCTACGACATGCAGTATGAATTTTTCCAAATAATGGAAAGAGGAACCCGCGCCGAGATCGAGCGATTGGGATATAAGTACCAGCTGCATGACCAGAAGAGTGATGAAACTGAGATGGTCACGGGGGCCATTAACCTGATAAACTCGGGCATCCAGGCGCTGATCATCTCCCCCTGCAAGCCGGAGGCGCTCTCCAGCATCGTGGCGGCCGCCAAGGAAAAGAACATCCCGGTCGTCGTGGACGACATCGGCGGCGGTGGCGCCGACTACGACGCCATCGTCATATCCAACTGCTATCAGGGCGGTCAGCAGGCCGCCGACTACGCCGCCGAATTGCTGACCGGCAAAGAGGGCTCCAAAAAGGTTGCCATCATCAAGTGTGAACCGGAGGCTGTCTACGCCATCCGCCGCGGCGAGGGCTTCAAGGCCAACATCACCGCCGCCGGGTACAATGTGGTAGCCGAAGTTTCAGGCCACTCCAAGAGCGAAGAAGGCTATTCCATCATGCAGGACCTGTTGGCCTCCAACTCGGACCTTGTGGCTGTCTTTGCCGAGAATGACCCGATGGCCGTCGGAGCGGCCAACGCCCTGGCCGACGCGGGCCGCGACGATATCGTCGTCATCGGCTTTAACAATGACCCAGAGGCCGTGGACGCGATGAAAAACGGCATCATGGCCGCGACTGTGGCCCAGTACCCCGACGAGATGGGCAAGCTGACTGTCCAGCTGGCCGACAAGTTCATAAGTGGTCAGACCGTGACCTACGACGATCCGGCCACCCGCGAGATCTTCGCGGCGGTGAAACTGATCAAAGCGGCCGACGCGCGGTAA